In a genomic window of Bacillota bacterium:
- a CDS encoding vancomycin resistance protein encodes MRIPNSEPKKRSKTRLFGGQIYFSTLRYFSWYINRRKYTKVRKSKTLPFLVFGHQTPLLRPLRNVDMWLQHNKIINLRLATAKTDSVVIRPRETFSFWRSIGKPAKSKGYVEGIVLHNGSFHPGIGGGLCQLSNLIYWMTLHTPLTVVERWRHDYDVFPDANRAQPFGSGATVAYNYIDLQIRNDTATEFQLRTWVGDSHLHGEWRSAQPVNFQYEIYESNHFIFPEWWGGYVRHNELRRKVFDFNGNQIGDKLVTENHAIMMYDPLLQDGGSLNDY; translated from the coding sequence ATGCGCATTCCGAACTCGGAACCCAAGAAGCGTTCCAAAACTCGGCTGTTTGGGGGACAAATTTACTTCTCCACTCTGCGTTATTTTTCTTGGTATATTAACAGAAGGAAATATACTAAAGTAAGGAAATCTAAAACCCTACCGTTTTTGGTTTTTGGCCACCAGACACCATTACTCCGCCCCTTACGTAATGTTGATATGTGGCTTCAACACAACAAAATTATTAACTTAAGGTTGGCTACCGCTAAAACTGATAGCGTTGTCATTAGACCGAGAGAAACTTTCTCTTTTTGGCGGTCGATTGGTAAACCGGCTAAAAGTAAAGGCTATGTTGAAGGTATAGTTCTTCATAACGGGTCGTTTCACCCTGGCATTGGCGGTGGTCTTTGTCAGTTATCCAACTTAATATATTGGATGACTCTTCACACTCCTCTAACCGTTGTGGAGCGCTGGCGTCATGATTATGATGTATTTCCTGATGCAAATCGGGCTCAGCCTTTCGGTAGTGGAGCCACTGTTGCTTACAATTACATTGACCTGCAAATTCGGAACGACACAGCCACTGAGTTTCAATTACGTACATGGGTGGGAGATTCTCACCTACACGGCGAATGGCGCTCTGCGCAGCCTGTAAACTTCCAATATGAAATTTACGAGAGTAATCATTTCATATTTCCTGAGTGGTGGGGTGGATATGTGCGACATAATGAACTTCGGCGTAAAGTTTTCGACTTTAATGGCAACCAAATCGGTGATAAATTGGTAACTGAAAACCATGCTATTATGATGTACGACCCCTTACTCCAAGATGGCGGAAGTTTAAACGATTATTAG
- a CDS encoding sigma-70 family RNA polymerase sigma factor — MTKNTVDKLYRRHRVSIFRYFYKMGGNYHLAEELTQETFYQAAVSLDGFRGESTLSTWLFRIAFYVYTGHLRRNREVRSLDWDIPDTNMAGDPARAAENAESMRLAGNALQKLPLRYRAAIVLREIEGLTFEELGAVLDVSPSTARVILFRAKERFRSLFNQLTEGDSSD; from the coding sequence ATGACCAAAAACACTGTAGATAAACTATACCGCCGGCACAGGGTATCAATATTCAGGTATTTTTATAAGATGGGTGGCAATTATCACCTGGCGGAAGAGCTCACTCAGGAAACCTTTTACCAGGCTGCCGTCTCCCTGGACGGTTTCCGGGGGGAATCTACCCTTTCCACCTGGTTATTCCGCATCGCTTTTTACGTTTACACAGGACACCTGCGCCGTAATCGTGAAGTCCGGTCCCTTGACTGGGATATTCCTGATACAAATATGGCCGGAGACCCGGCCCGGGCTGCTGAAAACGCGGAAAGTATGCGCCTGGCCGGAAATGCTCTGCAAAAGCTGCCGCTAAGATACCGGGCGGCAATAGTGCTGCGGGAAATAGAGGGACTTACTTTCGAGGAACTGGGCGCCGTGCTGGACGTGTCTCCCTCTACGGCACGGGTAATCCTTTTTCGCGCCAAGGAAAGGTTTCGCAGTCTTTTTAATCAACTAACTGAGGGTGATAGCAGTGACTGA
- a CDS encoding Asp23/Gls24 family envelope stress response protein, whose translation MEVYALVGPSGTGKSHRANIVAHNIVADAVIDDGLLIKDNRIIAGISSKCQPTRIGAIKTALFMDDQHAKSVKEAILSLNASKILILGTSDNMVEKIAIRLGLPPVDKILRIGDVASVKEIRKARMMRSQYSRHVVPAPTVEVRKTISETIIDPLQVFLRRKGKTGSKDWLEQSVVRPTFTYYGKLSISQSALMYIAKISAEQIKGVEAVKGIHLHRDEDGITLGLELVLFMGSRLDIVSRDIQEAVKRQMENMTSLIVKAVNISVISIHEFKKAMGKN comes from the coding sequence TTGGAAGTTTATGCCTTGGTGGGTCCCAGTGGAACAGGAAAGAGTCACAGAGCTAATATAGTGGCCCATAATATCGTGGCAGACGCGGTAATTGATGATGGTCTTCTAATCAAAGATAATAGAATCATAGCCGGCATATCATCAAAATGCCAACCCACTCGAATAGGTGCTATTAAAACAGCGTTGTTTATGGATGACCAACATGCAAAAAGTGTAAAAGAAGCGATTTTATCGTTAAATGCATCCAAGATATTAATTCTAGGTACTTCAGATAATATGGTGGAAAAAATAGCAATAAGGTTGGGGCTGCCACCTGTTGATAAAATTCTGCGCATTGGGGATGTAGCTTCGGTCAAGGAAATCCGCAAGGCACGAATGATGCGCAGTCAATACAGTAGACACGTAGTTCCGGCACCTACTGTGGAGGTAAGGAAGACCATATCAGAAACCATTATAGATCCGCTACAAGTATTTTTGCGGCGCAAGGGCAAAACCGGCAGCAAGGATTGGCTTGAACAATCAGTGGTTCGCCCAACATTCACTTATTACGGCAAGCTCTCCATCTCCCAGAGTGCTCTTATGTATATTGCTAAAATATCAGCTGAACAGATAAAAGGGGTTGAAGCTGTTAAAGGTATACATTTGCACCGCGATGAAGATGGAATTACACTGGGCTTGGAATTGGTGTTATTTATGGGTAGCAGATTAGATATTGTAAGCAGAGATATCCAAGAGGCAGTAAAAAGGCAGATGGAGAATATGACAAGCCTAATTGTAAAGGCTGTCAATATCTCTGTGATTAGCATACACGAATTTAAAAAAGCTATGGGTAAGAATTGA
- a CDS encoding LysM peptidoglycan-binding domain-containing protein produces the protein MFMCKILFVRKEEVMFKRISLLLCLILALITVQLRTPDTKAWSQEVPAPSPVVCYTVQPGDTLSEIAEIFNVSLNKLVEANNLRTSTIRPNEILVIPGKLKTSSLSRGNILRDELILLARAIHAEARGESFTGKVAVGAVILNRVSSPKFPGTIGEVILQRDKHTVQFSPVADGTINLTPDEVAIKAALEALRGTDPTGGALFFYNPQIASDQWIKTLPVVTRIGNHVFATKA, from the coding sequence ATGTTTATGTGCAAAATACTTTTTGTGAGAAAGGAGGAGGTTATGTTTAAAAGAATTAGTCTCCTTTTATGCCTTATTTTAGCTTTAATAACTGTACAGTTGAGAACACCTGATACAAAAGCTTGGTCTCAGGAAGTACCCGCCCCAAGCCCTGTAGTTTGTTATACAGTTCAACCGGGTGATACACTTTCTGAAATTGCAGAGATATTCAATGTGTCTCTTAATAAGTTAGTAGAGGCAAATAACCTGCGAACCAGCACAATCCGGCCCAATGAAATTCTGGTCATTCCAGGTAAACTGAAAACATCGTCCCTTTCCAGAGGAAACATTCTGCGTGATGAATTGATACTACTGGCAAGAGCCATACATGCAGAAGCGAGGGGTGAATCTTTCACCGGAAAAGTTGCTGTGGGGGCAGTAATACTAAATAGAGTCTCCAGCCCCAAATTCCCAGGCACAATTGGGGAGGTAATTTTACAAAGGGACAAGCATACCGTTCAGTTCTCACCAGTAGCTGATGGGACGATTAATCTAACCCCGGATGAGGTTGCAATAAAAGCAGCTCTGGAAGCTTTAAGGGGTACAGACCCTACCGGTGGGGCACTGTTTTTCTACAATCCTCAAATTGCTTCCGACCAGTGGATAAAAACGCTTCCAGTGGTAACCAGAATAGGTAACCACGTTTTTGCCACAAAAGCTTAG
- a CDS encoding AAA family ATPase has translation MGFFCNRCEDRGIILKGDTAIPCSCSEQRAIFKRFKDSRLPLAMQNDTFDNFSFTYYSKHKMDPIKNISYFQLAEMAYGAAENFVTDFESNPHIEGLLFTGPVGSGKTYLACSVVNSLLKRGQAALFMVVPDLLDMLKATYNVDRNDISYTEQELLETAREVSLLVLDDLGAHNYTEWTKNKLYSIINYRLNHRLATIITTNISPEDLGEYLGIRTRSRIFQMCCPYKLLVDKDIRGLKRRNSFHTRS, from the coding sequence ATGGGCTTTTTCTGTAACCGCTGTGAGGACAGAGGAATCATCTTAAAAGGGGATACTGCCATCCCCTGCAGCTGCTCTGAACAAAGAGCTATTTTTAAACGCTTTAAGGATTCCCGCTTACCTTTAGCCATGCAAAATGACACCTTTGATAATTTTTCTTTTACATACTACTCTAAGCATAAAATGGATCCAATTAAAAATATTTCTTACTTTCAACTGGCTGAAATGGCTTACGGGGCAGCAGAAAATTTCGTCACCGACTTTGAAAGCAATCCCCATATAGAGGGACTTCTTTTCACAGGTCCAGTAGGAAGCGGCAAAACTTATTTAGCCTGCTCTGTGGTAAATTCACTTTTAAAAAGAGGCCAAGCCGCACTTTTCATGGTGGTCCCTGACTTGTTAGACATGCTAAAGGCAACTTATAATGTCGATAGGAATGACATTTCATACACAGAACAAGAATTATTGGAAACAGCCCGTGAAGTATCACTATTGGTTTTAGATGACCTTGGAGCTCATAATTACACAGAATGGACCAAAAACAAACTGTATTCCATAATAAACTACAGGTTAAATCACAGGCTGGCCACTATTATAACCACTAACATTAGCCCGGAAGATTTGGGAGAGTATTTGGGAATTCGGACAAGATCCCGTATATTCCAAATGTGCTGTCCATACAAGTTACTTGTGGACAAGGATATCCGGGGTTTGAAACGAAGAAACAGTTTTCATACCAGGTCTTAA
- a CDS encoding DnaD domain protein, with product MNLGSFNKTVKQYRQGNMTAAFGTELITLGSTSIPNLMLKFYKQIGISDEEMMLLIQLFRIRTEEKKLNPTPEYLSGYLTSSVEKIKELLNRLLNDEIIASTQYYHNDADEVLTGYDLEPLMEKLSEIWACAKVQEIEQTQFLLESHNKKNQPPAYEGNLYHTFEKEFGRPLSPMEIAQIQRWTEDFSNDDFVLEALRRAVLMGKLNFKYIDSILLEWKKNNLRTQRDIENYDDEFKHKRARVPAKQKKRYAREADEQKEFFKTLYMG from the coding sequence ATGAACTTGGGTAGCTTCAATAAAACAGTGAAGCAATATCGCCAGGGAAATATGACAGCAGCTTTTGGAACGGAATTGATCACTTTGGGATCAACTTCCATACCTAATTTAATGCTAAAATTTTATAAACAAATAGGTATTTCAGATGAAGAAATGATGTTGTTAATTCAATTGTTTAGAATCAGAACCGAAGAAAAGAAACTGAATCCTACACCGGAATATTTGTCAGGCTATCTAACCAGCTCTGTTGAGAAAATCAAAGAGTTACTTAATAGATTATTAAACGATGAGATTATTGCATCAACCCAATATTACCATAACGATGCTGATGAGGTTCTTACCGGGTATGATTTGGAACCCCTGATGGAAAAACTTTCAGAAATATGGGCCTGCGCGAAAGTGCAGGAAATTGAGCAAACGCAATTCCTATTGGAGTCTCACAACAAAAAAAATCAACCGCCTGCCTACGAAGGAAACCTATACCACACCTTTGAAAAAGAATTTGGCAGACCTTTATCCCCGATGGAAATCGCCCAAATCCAAAGATGGACAGAGGACTTCAGTAACGATGATTTTGTATTGGAGGCACTCAGGCGGGCAGTCCTGATGGGCAAATTAAACTTTAAGTATATAGATAGCATCCTCTTGGAATGGAAGAAGAATAATTTGCGCACCCAGCGCGATATTGAAAATTATGATGATGAATTTAAGCATAAAAGAGCCAGGGTTCCTGCCAAGCAAAAGAAAAGATACGCAAGGGAAGCAGATGAGCAAAAAGAGTTTTTCAAAACATTATATATGGGTTAG
- a CDS encoding histidinol-phosphatase → MLVDYHIHPDYSIDAKPHGINAYCRRAVALGLQEICFTPHFEVDPSRRHLDWFVRVAGRITPMDNLYWLNHYFEDIAKANHKYSPMLKIKAGLEVGYEPGQEEVIENIINAFPFDFVLGSIHCLEHIAISSQKECQQYFQGKDALEVCDAYYAQLDKAVEKGLFDGIAHLDLYRRYGQMFLGNDIKKCHTKFAEPVLKKMAAKNMALEINTSSRRRGLKQFHPSESLFQMAVKIGIKQFTIGSDAHELTDLGDGITEAKNFLKGYDFKPTTYKLRRPVE, encoded by the coding sequence TTGCTTGTAGATTACCACATCCATCCTGATTACTCCATTGATGCCAAGCCGCACGGCATCAACGCATACTGCAGGCGGGCAGTAGCACTTGGCCTGCAAGAAATATGTTTTACTCCTCACTTTGAAGTAGACCCCAGCCGCAGGCATCTGGATTGGTTCGTAAGGGTAGCAGGCAGAATTACGCCCATGGATAACCTGTACTGGCTAAATCATTACTTTGAGGACATTGCAAAGGCAAACCATAAATATAGCCCTATGCTTAAAATAAAGGCCGGTCTGGAAGTGGGCTACGAACCGGGGCAGGAGGAAGTAATTGAAAACATTATAAATGCTTTCCCGTTTGATTTTGTGTTGGGCTCCATACACTGCCTGGAGCATATAGCTATTTCCTCCCAAAAGGAGTGCCAACAATACTTCCAGGGCAAAGACGCTTTGGAAGTGTGTGATGCTTATTACGCCCAGCTGGACAAAGCTGTGGAAAAAGGGCTTTTTGACGGCATTGCCCATTTAGATCTCTACAGGCGTTACGGGCAAATGTTTTTAGGTAATGATATTAAAAAATGCCATACAAAGTTTGCAGAGCCGGTACTTAAAAAAATGGCGGCAAAAAATATGGCCCTGGAAATCAATACGTCATCAAGGCGTAGGGGTTTGAAACAGTTTCATCCGTCTGAGTCACTCTTTCAAATGGCCGTCAAAATAGGGATAAAACAATTTACAATCGGCTCAGACGCCCATGAATTAACAGACTTAGGCGATGGTATTACTGAAGCGAAAAATTTTCTAAAAGGCTACGATTTTAAGCCCACAACGTATAAGTTGAGACGTCCGGTGGAATAA
- a CDS encoding stage II sporulation protein E, with protein sequence MTIHLDIGISQLKKSGEELCGDTVEIQQTEDSNIIVLSDGLGSGVKANILSQITAKTASTMLQKGSKIEEVIETLAHTLPMCQARQLAYSTFTIAQVFSDGQVYLAEYDNPQAFWGHQGKVIPTPKRERVIGGKIIKESYFTAVDGDWVVIGSDGILHAGIGSIWNLGWGWDRVSKHLENTASKEKAAADWAGDITRLCSHLYGGKPGDDASVVVLKIRNPRHLTVLIGPPAQEEDDDKVVKRLIESPGEKIVCGGSTGNIVGRCMGFEVKVDLKSNDERVPPTGIIPGIDLVTEGTLTLVYAVELLTSDPEPTLLTNKKDGASRLAAKLLEADSIHFIVGTASNPAQKSPSYPSIFIYKQQIIKDLIQLLENRLRRVTIEYY encoded by the coding sequence ATGACCATCCACTTGGATATCGGCATATCCCAACTAAAAAAGTCCGGCGAGGAATTATGCGGTGACACTGTTGAGATACAGCAGACTGAAGACTCAAATATTATTGTCCTTTCTGATGGTCTGGGCAGCGGGGTAAAGGCAAATATCCTTTCCCAAATAACAGCTAAAACGGCAAGTACAATGCTACAAAAAGGAAGTAAGATAGAAGAAGTAATCGAAACCCTGGCCCACACTTTACCCATGTGTCAGGCAAGACAGCTAGCTTACAGTACTTTTACTATTGCCCAGGTGTTTTCAGATGGTCAAGTATACCTGGCGGAATATGATAACCCACAGGCCTTTTGGGGACACCAAGGAAAAGTTATTCCCACCCCCAAACGAGAACGAGTAATTGGTGGAAAAATAATTAAGGAATCATATTTTACCGCTGTTGACGGAGACTGGGTAGTTATTGGCAGTGACGGTATTTTACATGCCGGAATAGGGTCCATCTGGAATCTCGGCTGGGGTTGGGATAGGGTTAGTAAACACTTGGAAAACACAGCTTCCAAGGAAAAGGCGGCGGCTGACTGGGCTGGCGATATAACCAGGCTTTGTAGCCATTTGTACGGGGGAAAACCCGGGGATGATGCCAGCGTTGTGGTCTTAAAAATACGTAATCCTCGCCATCTTACCGTTCTTATCGGTCCCCCCGCCCAGGAGGAAGATGACGACAAAGTGGTAAAGAGGTTAATCGAATCTCCAGGAGAAAAAATAGTCTGTGGAGGAAGCACGGGAAATATTGTGGGACGGTGCATGGGGTTTGAAGTCAAAGTAGACCTGAAATCAAATGATGAGAGGGTTCCTCCCACTGGAATAATACCCGGCATCGATCTGGTTACCGAAGGCACTTTAACACTGGTCTATGCCGTGGAACTTCTAACGTCTGACCCCGAACCAACGCTTTTAACAAATAAAAAGGACGGGGCAAGTAGGTTGGCAGCCAAACTTTTAGAGGCAGACTCCATTCACTTTATCGTTGGCACCGCGTCAAACCCGGCACAAAAAAGCCCCAGTTATCCTTCAATTTTTATTTACAAGCAGCAAATAATAAAAGATTTAATTCAATTACTAGAAAATAGACTACGACGTGTAACTATTGAATATTATTAA
- a CDS encoding PAS domain-containing protein, which yields MGRIVTNQAKCRDCYRCIRTCPVKAIRIKTGNKEEVHAQVLDDFCLMDGACVLSCPQKAKQVESDIPQVKYLLKHAVPLAASVAPSFAASLPLDNPEIFPGLLRKMGFKLVQETAVGAELITSDHRTRESNQPEIDSACPVIVNLVEKHFPNLIPMLSDSVSPMIAHGRYIKANNNNLPVVFIGPCIAKKGESLNHGIKDAVDFVLGFDEIWEWIEESGIDINSNEQAYFDEPIPNLARLFPVEGGMLRTTFPETDKFNLDISSITGLENCISFLEHISNEGESDLPQLMELLACSGGCIGGPRTATETDVFIKRQKIIKYFNSNRHRLNKDSKKQLKEIFLPPSMLRRKYLNKRLERLNPSQEEIKEILAKTGKYHPEDELNCGACGYDTCRDKAVAVYQGIAEVQMCIPYMRKRAESMSNVVLNSMPNGILIVDNKLNILEINPRAKEMFQCTGQEVTGRNLDCLIDPGHFQKARQEQQLLNVLSNYTQYGLTTREIIFPLKSEQLVVGIFVDITSEQRHKEQLDQMKGQTIDRAQEVIEKQMKVAQEIAGLLGETTAETKVLLTKLIQLMKEPPAPDERGPEDR from the coding sequence ATGGGACGGATAGTAACTAATCAAGCAAAGTGTCGCGACTGCTACCGGTGTATTCGCACGTGCCCGGTAAAAGCAATACGCATAAAAACAGGCAATAAGGAAGAGGTACACGCCCAAGTTCTGGATGATTTTTGCTTAATGGACGGTGCATGCGTACTATCATGTCCTCAAAAAGCAAAGCAGGTTGAATCTGACATTCCTCAAGTGAAGTACTTGTTAAAGCACGCTGTCCCCTTAGCAGCAAGTGTTGCCCCGTCCTTTGCAGCCTCTTTGCCCCTGGATAATCCTGAGATATTTCCTGGTTTGCTGAGGAAAATGGGCTTCAAGCTGGTTCAGGAAACAGCGGTTGGGGCAGAGCTGATTACCAGTGATCACAGGACAAGGGAATCTAATCAGCCGGAAATAGACAGCGCCTGCCCGGTAATTGTAAACCTGGTGGAAAAACACTTTCCTAATCTAATACCCATGTTATCTGATTCGGTTTCTCCCATGATAGCTCATGGCCGCTATATTAAGGCAAATAATAATAATTTACCTGTAGTTTTTATAGGACCTTGTATCGCAAAAAAAGGCGAGTCCTTGAACCATGGGATTAAAGACGCTGTAGACTTTGTACTGGGATTTGATGAGATTTGGGAGTGGATTGAAGAAAGTGGCATCGACATAAACTCAAACGAACAGGCCTATTTTGATGAGCCCATTCCTAATTTGGCCCGTCTCTTTCCGGTGGAAGGCGGCATGTTACGCACCACTTTCCCGGAGACAGATAAATTCAATCTAGATATCTCGTCCATCACTGGTCTGGAAAACTGCATCAGTTTTTTGGAGCACATATCCAATGAAGGAGAGTCTGACCTACCCCAATTAATGGAATTACTGGCATGCAGCGGAGGATGCATTGGAGGACCGCGTACCGCTACCGAAACTGATGTTTTCATAAAAAGACAAAAAATAATTAAGTACTTTAATTCCAACAGGCACCGTCTAAACAAGGACAGTAAGAAACAACTTAAAGAGATCTTCCTCCCACCGTCCATGCTACGCCGTAAATACTTAAACAAGCGCCTGGAACGCCTAAACCCCAGTCAAGAAGAAATTAAAGAAATTTTAGCCAAGACAGGAAAGTACCACCCCGAAGACGAATTGAACTGTGGCGCCTGTGGTTATGACACCTGCAGAGACAAGGCAGTAGCAGTCTATCAAGGAATAGCTGAAGTGCAGATGTGCATTCCATATATGCGTAAACGGGCAGAATCCATGTCCAATGTTGTTTTAAATTCCATGCCCAATGGAATTTTGATCGTAGATAACAAGCTTAATATATTAGAAATTAACCCCCGGGCCAAGGAAATGTTTCAATGCACCGGTCAAGAAGTAACTGGTAGAAATTTAGATTGCCTCATTGACCCTGGCCATTTTCAAAAAGCTCGCCAAGAACAGCAATTGTTGAATGTACTGTCAAATTATACCCAGTACGGGCTAACTACCCGCGAAATTATATTTCCTTTAAAAAGTGAACAATTAGTAGTGGGTATATTTGTAGATATAACCTCAGAACAGCGTCATAAGGAACAATTAGACCAAATGAAAGGCCAGACAATTGACAGGGCACAGGAAGTAATAGAAAAACAAATGAAAGTTGCCCAGGAAATCGCAGGCCTGCTGGGAGAAACAACAGCCGAAACCAAAGTGCTCCTGACCAAGCTCATTCAATTAATGAAGGAACCGCCGGCACCGGACGAAAGGGGACCGGAAGATAGATGA
- a CDS encoding (2Fe-2S) ferredoxin domain-containing protein: protein MRQNGINGLAKPTKQESQPPHQNVTQMNSTEDTKTIDVYVCMGTGCYLRGSYHVLNKFIEMARHLNLEQYINVKGTFCLEHCDSGVSIKANDEIVTGVNDANAEQIFKTHVAMKVDPPWASR, encoded by the coding sequence ATGAGACAAAACGGAATCAACGGATTGGCAAAACCTACAAAACAGGAAAGCCAACCACCGCATCAAAATGTAACGCAAATGAATAGTACAGAGGATACAAAAACTATTGATGTCTACGTCTGTATGGGTACTGGATGCTACCTGCGCGGTTCTTATCATGTACTTAATAAATTCATAGAAATGGCCAGGCATCTTAACCTGGAGCAATATATAAATGTAAAAGGCACCTTTTGCTTAGAACATTGTGACAGTGGAGTATCTATAAAAGCAAACGATGAAATAGTCACTGGAGTTAATGATGCTAACGCCGAGCAAATTTTCAAGACCCACGTAGCGATGAAAGTTGATCCACCATGGGCATCACGTTAA
- a CDS encoding methylenetetrahydrofolate reductase, with product MKTESKLEKVLNSGKFAVTAEIGPPKHASGDGMKHHAEMLVDYVDAANITDSQTAIVRISSIAGGVHIKEKGVEPIVQMTCRDRNRIAMQADILGAYSLGMRNLLCLSGDHQKFGNHPTSKNVYDVDSMQLIHLVRRMRDEKLFFSGEEIKENEPRFFVGAVANPFADPFEFRVDRLEKKVEAGAEFIQTQCIFDMERFERFMEMVRERGIDERVHILAGITPMKSWRAAKYIGNNVSGMIVPDELVERLKNAEDPKREGIEMAIEQINYIKENVKGVHGFHVMAIAWEEVVPEIVERCGLYPRPNVD from the coding sequence TTGAAAACCGAGAGCAAACTCGAAAAGGTCTTAAACAGCGGTAAATTTGCCGTCACAGCGGAAATAGGTCCACCAAAACACGCATCCGGCGACGGCATGAAGCACCATGCCGAAATGCTGGTAGACTACGTTGACGCAGCAAACATTACTGACAGCCAAACTGCCATCGTGCGCATATCCAGTATCGCCGGTGGTGTGCATATCAAGGAAAAAGGTGTAGAGCCCATCGTACAAATGACCTGTCGTGATCGCAACCGTATTGCCATGCAGGCTGATATACTTGGTGCTTACAGCTTGGGCATGAGAAATCTTCTCTGCCTGTCGGGTGACCACCAGAAATTCGGCAACCACCCCACCAGCAAGAATGTATATGATGTGGACTCTATGCAGCTTATCCATCTGGTGCGTAGAATGCGTGATGAAAAACTGTTCTTTTCAGGTGAAGAAATTAAAGAGAATGAACCACGCTTTTTTGTGGGAGCAGTAGCCAACCCGTTTGCTGACCCCTTTGAATTTCGGGTAGATCGCCTGGAGAAAAAAGTTGAGGCCGGGGCTGAATTCATACAAACCCAGTGTATCTTTGATATGGAACGCTTTGAGCGTTTCATGGAAATGGTGCGCGAACGAGGCATTGACGAGCGGGTACACATTTTAGCGGGAATAACCCCCATGAAAAGCTGGCGTGCTGCCAAATACATCGGAAACAACGTTAGTGGCATGATTGTACCTGATGAACTGGTTGAGCGCCTGAAAAACGCCGAGGATCCCAAACGTGAGGGTATAGAAATGGCTATTGAGCAAATTAACTACATCAAAGAAAATGTGAAAGGCGTGCACGGCTTCCATGTTATGGCCATTGCATGGGAGGAAGTTGTACCGGAAATTGTTGAGCGGTGTGGGCTTTATCCCAGGCCGAATGTTGACTGA
- a CDS encoding hydrogenase iron-sulfur subunit: protein MAEFEPRIVAFCCHYUAYSAADLAGSMRLQYASTVRIIEMPCTGTIDHRVLLKTFEDGADGVFVAGCMEGDCHFLKGNIRAKKRVNMVKNILEEIGFGGDRLDFFNLSAAQGQRFAEIVTEMTDRIRELGPTPLNQKEGDTA from the coding sequence GTGGCTGAATTTGAACCTAGAATTGTTGCATTCTGCTGTCACTACTGAGCATACTCAGCTGCGGACCTGGCAGGTTCCATGAGACTACAGTATGCTTCAACGGTAAGAATTATCGAAATGCCATGCACTGGTACCATTGACCACCGCGTACTTCTTAAGACCTTTGAGGACGGTGCTGACGGTGTGTTTGTCGCAGGATGTATGGAAGGTGACTGCCACTTCCTTAAGGGAAATATACGCGCCAAAAAACGCGTAAATATGGTCAAAAATATATTAGAGGAAATTGGTTTTGGTGGAGACCGCTTGGATTTCTTCAACCTATCGGCTGCCCAAGGACAGCGGTTTGCTGAAATTGTAACCGAAATGACCGATCGCATTCGTGAACTTGGTCCCACTCCCCTGAATCAGAAAGAAGGTGACACAGCATGA